One stretch of Oncorhynchus gorbuscha isolate QuinsamMale2020 ecotype Even-year linkage group LG21, OgorEven_v1.0, whole genome shotgun sequence DNA includes these proteins:
- the LOC124008767 gene encoding N-acyl-aromatic-L-amino acid amidohydrolase (carboxylate-forming) B-like yields MEGREVVLPTVSRVALCGGTHGNELSGVYLVRERLRMRKVEEDHISVVTVMSNPRAVQQCRRYTETDLNRCFTHATLSGPVTDKTPYEIVRSQELNTLLGPKGSPEAMDLVCDLHNTTANMGLCLIAYSDCDWISLHIYRYLQRQMSDIPVRFIHFDLPRNEAYSLDSVGKHGFAIEIGPQAHGVVRSNILSTMQEGVQHMLEWVHLFNSGTQFEGGKVDVYTMVKNVDYPRDFETHGITAAIHPQLQDRDFCLLRPNDPVFQTFSGETLKYKGTEPLYPFFINECAYYEKGIALSLARQRSVGIPSIRSEREGEQGKRKSSADEMEEEEKIKGEMKGEGYQKLIEYGEESDSLNGQHN; encoded by the exons ATGGAAGGAAGGGAGGTGGTGTTGCCGACTGTGTCCCGCGTTGCACTGTGTGGTGGTACCCATGGCAATGAGCTGTCAGGAGTGTACCTGGTGAGAGAGCGGCTGAGGATGAGGAAGGTGGAAGAAGACCACATCTCCGTGGTGACCGTGATGTCCAACCCGCGTGCTGTCCAGCAGTGtcggagatacacagagacagacctgaACCGCTGCTTCACCCATGCCACCCTTAg tgGGCCTGTGACAGACAAAACCCCCTATGAGATAGTCCGGTCCCAGGAGCTGAACACCCTGCTAGGTCCCAAAGGTAGTCCAGAGGCCATGGACCTGGTGTGTGACCTCCACAACACTACCGCTAACATGGGCCTGTGCCTCATCGCCTACTCAGACTGTGACTGGATCTCTCTTCACATCTACAGATACCTGCAG AGACAAATGTCTGACATACCTGTGAGGTTCATTCACTTTGACCTTCCCCGCAATGAAGCATATTCCCTCGATTCTGTAGGCAAACATGGCTTTG CGATTGAGATTGGTCCTCAGGCCCATGGAGTAGTCAGGTCCAATATTTTATCGACAATGCAAGAAGGGGTCCAGCACATGCTAGAATGGGTCCACCTCTTTAACTCAG gtACCCAATTTGAAGGAGGAAAAGTGGATGTGTACACCATGGTGAAAAATGTGGACTACCCAAGAGACTTTGAGACCCACGGTATTACAGCCGCCATTCATCCTCAACTCCAG gatcGGGACTTCTGCCTCCTCCGACCCAATGACCCTGTGTTCCAGACATTCTCTGGAGAGACACTAAAGTACAAAGGGACTGAGCCACTCTATCCATTCTTCATTAACGAATGTGCGTACTATGAGAAGGGCATAGCTCTCTCCCTTGCAAGACAGAGGAGTGTGGGGATACCATCCATCCGatcggagagagaaggagaacagggaAAGAGGAAAAGTTCAGCAGATGAAATGGAGGAGGAAGAAAAAATTAAAGGGGAAATGAAGGGGGAAGGCTATCAGAAGCTAATAGaatatggagaggagagtgattcACTAAATGGACAACACAACTGA